The Tamandua tetradactyla isolate mTamTet1 chromosome 23, mTamTet1.pri, whole genome shotgun sequence genome includes a window with the following:
- the WDR90 gene encoding WD repeat-containing protein 90 isoform X2, translating into MARVWQHPFLNVFRHFKVDEWKRSSKEGDVAAVMDRTLKRRVYRIRGSISAGNYIQLPKTSTQSLGLTGRYLYVLFRPLPTKHFVIHLDVSTEDSQVIRVSFSNLFKEFKSTATWLQFPFICEAQLSRPDLGAAAPPGVRWTCLQLDLLDILLIYLNRRYGHLKGVRLCANLLVRNLYTSDLSFNPAVTVSEARQAKLAITPIPREMAFPVPKGKRWHDHYVHVQFPSDSLKALEPVQKSHAPPEAAFLRLVAASRPVQGGASPQVQVPSSVAVSAPEALGDGVGCGFSGLPLVLSRHTDYTPLLQPHWGPTPPRPLSGVRRSRKRVEGSGGGGPSVVRVGGRGVHVVSHSPAALEDVAVCKPPGRKQSRQKVVPSKTPSPQTDSLPDPVLRLKSVIGFGGHSTRWALWTEDGATVVYPCHAVIVALHVETREQRFFLGHTDKVSALALDGNSSLLASAQGPPPSVVRLWDFRAGVCLALFQSPVHTLSTLSFSRSGMVLCGTGKDGHGRTMVVAWSTDRAGRGGEVAVLGKAHTDADIQAFQVAFFDETRMVSCGRSSVRLWRLRGTGLRSCPVDLGEHHALDFTGLAFMQSQDGCQEPSTHVLLVCSRSGHILEIDCQRLAVRRARRLLPTRPPGRPHLQKQPFTSGPGVPISSLSVSPGVCAVGSGDGYLRLWPLDFSSVLLEAEHEGPVSSVHVSPDGLRVLSTTTRGHLGFLDVLTCEYNVLVRSHTDTVLAFATEPSRRQLATVSRDSSIRVWDLATLRQLYDFTSSDEAPWAVAFHPSQPILFCGFGGGVMRAFSLEALDVLVEHRCHRGSVTGLAVTPDGRFLFSCCSQGGLAQYDCTHPQCCILHAAGNMVNQEAGPSPSTLTVSGDSRLLAFVGPSKYMVTAVDTASLAELWRVNISTLDPAGSSLGSAMTICFSPTPTSHLLVATSANTVLVLDAELGHIVQELSGIQPTASSLALSEGSCFLLTAGNCAIKVWDYPVQAGSGCQVYIGHSEPVQDVAFTPDQRQVLSVGDAIFLWDVLAIPKGTPEGSIHSSAGAPPTDEAGPCTRQLEDPLTGAHELPRQVVPMPARAGLPESSDGVFSVSDDEGPCEESPRLQGSQQAPGSPVLVEKGTGAFGDSARGSAGDPRGLGLSHFHCSWPSAQGASKAEASPAIRPDSYKHFVARFKASTCPKGVPYPPARGEQLRLKAVVGYNGNGRENMVWRPDTGFFAYSCGCLVVVEDLHSGSQQHWLGHPEEISTLALSHNAQVLASASVSSSVATSCLICIWNVPEGSCQRLLSHHAAAIQALAFSPDDGLLATLGNYRDCTLALWSTATFTLVACAHLQEPVHGLAFSPGAAGQLTCVGRAALTLCLPRGADPSLQVHREPVPAEVGAGELSSLCFGSPPLLFCGSTAGRVYAWDTATHRCFLTWEADDGEIGVLLCSGARLVSGSITKRLRLWAMGAVPELRLKGSGARSSPMVMEQQLALDGAVVSAAFDESMDMGVVGTSAGTLWYVSWAEGTSTHLVSGHSSRVNEVAFSPSGSHCATASEDGSVRVWTLASMELVLQFQVLDQSCLCLAWSPPICGHPELHRVAAGYSDGTLRVFRIARTEMEIKMHPHRKALTAMAFSSDGHTIISGDKGGLVAVSRPGTGMTVRVLSDHQGAPISAIQSRSKEYGEFGVEGTDLWLAASGDQRVSVWASDWPEDHCELVDWLSFPAPAHLERPGCQPPSLAAFCPWDRGLLACAGLGLREEVLLYSLRQKQVVEKIPLPFFAVSLSLSPGRRLLAVGSADRVLRLVDCATGRARDLAAHADAVHLCRFAPAGPLLITAAADELLVWEAAGLGPTGGRPAHEGCRGPGARDAVGGIVGLPSVQFK; encoded by the exons ATGGCCCGAG TGTGGCAGCACCCGTTCCTGAACGTCTTCAGGCACTTCAAGGTGGACGAGTGGAAGCGGTCCTCCAAGGAGGGCGACGTGGCCGCTGTAATG GACCGGACTCTGAAGAGGAGGGTGTACCGCATTCGGGGCTCCATCTCTGCGGGGAACTACATCCAGCTCCCCAAGACCAGCACCCAGTCCCTGGGGCTAACAGGACGTTACCTATACGTGCTCTTCAGGCCCCTGCCCACCAAGCACTTTGTCATCCACCTGGACGTGTCCACCGAG GACAGCCAAGTCATTCGAGTGTCCTTTTCCAACCTCTTCAAAGAGTTCAAGTCGACAGCCACGTGGCTCCAGTTTCCCTTCATCTGCGAGGCCCAGCTGTCCAGGCCAG ACCTGGGGGCTGCAGCTCCCCCTGGGGTCCGCTGGACCTGCCTGCAGCTCGATTTGCTGGACATCCTGCTCATCTACCTGAACCGGCGCTATGGCCACCTCAAGGGCGTCAGGCTTTGTGCCAATTTGCTGGTCAGAAACCTTTACACCAGTGACCTCAGCTTCAACCCCG CTGTCACCGTCAGTGAGGCTCGACAGGCAAAGCTGGCCATCACCCCCATTCCACGAGAAATGGCATTCCCGGTGCCGAAGGGGAAACGCTGGCATGACCACTATGTCCACGTCCA GTTCCCCAGTGACAGCTTGAAAGCACTTGAGCCTGTCCAGAAGAGCCACGCCCCTCCTGAGGCAG CCTTCCTGCGTCTGGTGGCCGCGAGCAGACCTGTGCAGGGCGGCGCCTCGCCCCAGGTCCAGGTACCCAGCTCAGTGGCTGTGAGTGCCCCCGAGGCTCtgggagatggggtggggtgtGGTTTTTCAGGACTGCCTCTGGTGCTTTCAAGACATACTGATTACACTCCACTCCTGCAGCCCCACTGGGGCCCCACACCACCCAGGCCCCTTTCTGGAGTCAGACGGTCCCGCAAACGGGTGGAGGGCTCCGGTGGAGGCGGCCCCAGTGTCGTgcgggtggggggcaggggcgtGCACGTGGTTTCCCACAGCCCAGCGGCCCTCGAGGACGTCGCTGTCTGCAAG CCTCCTGGCAGGAAGCAGAGCAGACAGAAGGTGGTTCCGAGCAAGACGCCCTCTCCACAGACA GACTCCCTCCCAGATCCGGTCCTAAGACTCAAGAGCGTCATCGGCTTTGGAGGTCACAGCACCAGATGG GCCCTGTGGACCGAGGACGGAGCCACTGTTGTGTACCCGTGCCACGCTGTCATCGTCGCCCTGCACGTTGAGACCAGGGAACAGCGCTTCTTCCTAGGCCACACAGACAAG GTCTCGGCGCTGGCCCTTGATGGGAACAGCTCCCTGCTGGCCTCGGCACAGGGGCCACCCCCAAGTGTGGTGCGGCTGTGGGACTTCCGGGCAGGAGTGtgcctggccctgttccagagccCCGTGCACACCCTCAGCACCCTCAG CTTCTCCCGCAGCGGGATGGTGCTCTGCGGCACTGGCAAGGACGGCCACGGGCGCACG ATGGTGGTGGCGTGGAGCACAGACCGGGCGGGTCGCGGCGGGGAGGTGGCCGTGCTTGGGAAGGCGCACACCGACGCAGACATCCAGGCCTTCCAGGTCGCCTTCTTCGATGAAACCAG GATGGTGTCGTGTGGCCGGAGCAGCGTGCGGCTCTGGCGGCTGCGGGGCACGGGGCTGCGCTCCTGCCCGGTGGATCTGGGGGAGCACCACGCCCTGGACTTCACGGGCCTCGCCTTCATGCAGAGCCAGGATGGCTGCCAGGAGCCCTCGACCCATGTGCT CCTTGTGTGCAGTCGCAGCGGACACATCCTGGAGATCGACTGCCAGCGTCTAGCCGTGCGTCGTGCCCGCCGCCTACTGCCCACCCGGCCCCCTGGCAGGCCCCACCTGCAGAAGCAGCCCTTCACCTCGG GCCCTGGCGTCCCCATCAGCAGTCTCAGTGTGTCCCCAGGCGTGTGTGCTGTGGGCTCCGGGGATGGCTACTTGCGCCTCTGGCCCCTGGACTTCTCCTCAGTGCTCCTGGAAGCAG aGCACGAGGGGCCCGTAAGCTCTGTCCATGTCAGCCCCGATGGCCTGCGGGTGCTGTCCACCACTACCAGGGGTCACCTCGGCTTCCTGGACGTCCTGACTTGTGAGTACAATGTGCTGGTCCGTTCTCACACTGACACCGTGCTGGCCTTCGCCACCGAGCCGAGCAGGAGGCAGCTTGCCACCGTGTCCCGGGACTCGTCCATCCGCGTCTGGGACCTGGCAACCTTGCGGCAG CTGTACGACTTCACGTCCTCCGACGAGGCCCCCTGGGCTGTGGCCTTCCACCCCTCGCAGCCGATCCTCTTCTGCGGCTTTGGTGGCGGCGTGATGCGTGCCTTCAGCCTGGAAGCCCTGGATGTCCTGGTGGAGCACAG GTGTCACCGAGGATCTGTTACTGGTCTGGCTGTCACCCCTGATGGTCGCTTCCTGTTCAGCTGTTGTTCTCAGGGCGGCCTGGCTCAGTACGACTGTACCCACCCCCAGTGCTGCATCCTCCATGCAGCAG GGAACATGGTGAACCAGGAGGCTGGGCCAAGCCCCAGCACCCTTACTGTCAGTGGGGACAGCCGCCTGCTCGCCTTCGTGGGCCCCTCCAAGTACATGGTGACTGCTGTGGACACAGCCTCCCTGGCAGAG CTGTGGCGGGTTAACATCAGCACCCTAGACCCGGCTGGTAGCAGCTTGGGCTCAGCCATGACCATCTGCTTCAGCCCCACACCCACCAGCCACCTGCTGGTGGCCACCTCTGCCAACACAGTCCTGGTGCTGGATGCAGAGTTGGGCCATATCGTCCAGGAG CTGTCTGGCATCCAGCCCACGGCCTCTTCCCTGGCTCTCAGCGAGGGCTCCTGCTTCCTGCTGACGGCTGGCAACTGTGCCATCAAGGTGTGGGACTACCCGGTGCAGGCCGGTTCCGGCTGCCAG gtgTACATTGGCCACTCGGAGCCCGTGCAGGATGTGGCCTTCACCCCTGACCAGCGGCAGGTCCTCAGCGTGGGGGATGCCATCTTCCTCTGGGACGTTTTGGCCATCCCCAAGGGGACACCTGAGGGAAG CATCCACAGCTCAGCTGGAGCGCCCCCGACTGACGAGGCTG GGCCATGCACACGACAGCTGGAAGACCCACTCACTGGAGCTCATGAGCTCCCCCGGCAGGTGGTGCCTATGCCAGCCAGGGCTGGGCTCCCTGAGAGCAGTGACG GTGTTTTCTCTGTGTCGGATGACGAGGGCCCATGTGAGGAGAGCCCTAGGCTGCAGGGGTCCCAGCAGGCCCCTGGCTCTCCTGTGCTGGTGGAGAAGGGGACTGGTGCATTTGGAGACAGTGCCAGGGGATCTGCAGGGGACCCCCGGGGGCTTGGTCTTTCTCACTTCCACTGTAGCTGGCCTA GTGCCCAGGGCGCCAGTAAGGCTGAGGCCAGTCCTGCCATTCGCCCCGACTCCTACAAGCACTTTGTGGCACGGTTCAAGGCTTCCACATGCCCCAAG GGTGTTCCCTATCCTCCAGCCAGAGGCGAGCAGCTGCGCCTGAAGGCCGTGGTGGGCTACAACGGGAACGGGCGGGAGAACATGGTGTGGAGGCCAGACACAG GCTTCTTTGCCTACTCGTGTGGCTGCCTGGTCGTGGTGGAGGACCTGCACTCTGGCTCGCAGCAGCACTGGCTCGGCCACCCGGAGGAGATTTCCACGCTGGCACTCAGCCACAATGCCCAG GTCCTCGCCTCAGCTTCTGTCAGCAGCAGTGTGGCCACCAGCTGTCTGATCTGCATCTGGAACGTGCCTGAGGGCTCCTGCCAGAGACTCCTTTCCCACCATGCCGCAGCCATCCAGGCCCTGGCCTTCTCGCCAGATGATGGGCTGCTAGCCACATTGG GGAATTACCGCGACTGCACCCTTGCCCTGTGGAGTACAGCCACCTTCACGCTCGTGGCCTGTGCACACCTGCAGGAGCCGGTGCACGGCCTGGCGTTCAGCCCCGGGGCCGCCGGCCAGCTTACCTGCGTGGGCCGGGCTGCCCTCACCTTGTGCCTCCCGCGAGGTGCCGACCCCAGCCTCCAGGTGCACCGCGAGCCTGTCCCAGCCGAGGTGGGCGCAGGGGAGCTGAGCTCGCTGTGCTTCGGCAGCCCGCCCCTGCTCTTCTGTGGCTCCACTGCTGGCCGGGTCTATGCCTGGGACACGGCCACCCACCGCTGCTTCCTGACCTGGGAGGCGGACGACGGCGAGATCG gggtgCTGCTGTGCTCTGGGGCGCGGCTGGTCAGCGGCAGCATCACGAAGCGGCTGCGCCTGTGGGCCATGGGGGCCGTGCCGGAGCTGAGGCTGAAGGGCTCGGGGGCCAG GTCCAGCCCCATGGTCATGGAGCAGCAGCTGGCCCTGGACGGGGCCGTGGTCAGCGCCGCCTTCGATGAGAGCATGGACATGGGCGTGGTGGGCACCAGTGCAGGCACTCTGTGGTACGTCAGCTGGGCCGAAGGCACCAGCACCCACCTCGTCAGCGGCCACAGCAGCAGG GTGAATGAGGTGGCTTTCAGCCCCAGCGGGTCGCACTGTGCCACGGCCAGCGAGGACGGCAGCGTGCGGGTGTGGACCTTGGCCAGCATGGAGCTGGTGCTCCAGTTTCAGGTGCTGGACCAG AGCTGCCTCTGCCTGGCATGGAGTCCCCCGATCTGTGGGCACCCCGAGCTGCACCGGGTGGCCGCGGGATACAGCGATGGCACCCTGCGCGTCTTCCGCATTGCCCGCACCGAAATGGAGATCAAGATGCACCCGCACCGGAAGGCACTGACTGCCATGGCCTTCTCCAGCGACG GTCACACCATCATCTCTGGAGATAAGGGTGGGCTCGTGGCTGTGAGCCGCCCCGGCACAGGGATGACGGTCCGTGTGCTGAGTGACCACCAGGGCGCCCCAATCTCGGCCATCCAGAGCAGGAGCAAGGAG TATGGAGAGTTTGGGGTGGAGGGTACAGACCTGTGGCTGGCTGCCAGCGGTGACCAGCGGGTCAGCGTTTGGGCCTCGGACTGGCCAGAGGACCACTGTGAGCTGGTGGACTGGCTGAGCTTTCCGGCGCCTGCGCACTTGGAG CGTCCCGGCTGCCAGCCGCCCTCCCTGGCTGCCTTCTGCCCCTGGGACCGGGGCCTGCTGGCGTGCGCGGGCCTGGGCCTGCGGGAGGAAGTGCTGCTCTACAGCCTCCGCCAGAAGCAG GTGGTGGAGAAGATCCCGCTGCCCTTCTTCGCCGTGTCCCTGAGCCTGTCCCCGGGGCGCCGCCTCCTGGCGGTGGGCTCCGCAG ATCGCGTGCTGAGGCTGGTGGACTGCGCGACCGGGAGGGCGCGAGACCTGGCAGCGCACGCCGACGCCGTGCACCTGTGCCGTTTCGCCCCCGCCGGCCCGCTGCTCATCACGGCCGCCGCCGACGAGCTCCTGGTGTGGGAGGCCGCGGGTCTGGGACCCACCGGGGGCCGCCCCGCCCACGAGGGCTGCCGTGGACCTGGGGCGCGGGACGCGGTGGGAGGCATCGTGGGGCTTCCCTCTGTGCAGTTTAAATAA